The Fusarium falciforme chromosome 8, complete sequence region TCGAGAGTGATCGCCGGGGGAGAGCAAGCGTGTCCCATGGGGACTACGGGTCGTTGTACGTAACAAGAGGGCTCCAAGAGGATGTCTGTTGCTTCTCGTAAAATGGCATCGCCGTGTATGGTCGCGAGGAGGGAGAGCGCGAGACCCGGTGAGGTGCTGGTGCTCGAGGATGATGCTGTGCCAAGCAACTCAAGCTTGGGTAACCTTGGTGATCCCCATCAAAAAGCTCGTAGAACCCACCGCGGTAAAACCAAAACGAGGAATAAAAGGTGAGGAGCAGAGTCAAGTTATCTTGGCATTCTGGGGCTCTCTTTTAAGAGGAGCGAGTCGGACAGTGCCCGGCTCCGTCTCACCTTTTTTTTCGGGCCCGTTAATTGCCTCAGGAGGTAGCCTCTTTCTTCTAGAAGACGACTAGAAGGCGTGTGACTGGGGCACTGCGAGCTGGAAAACAGGAGAATGTGGAAACGCGCAGGGAGCAGGGGTGTTGCGAGGGGCGCTTCATGACGGATGTGGCTCTGTCAGTGACTCTAAAGACGCATCAAACTAAAACAAAGTGCGTTGGCGTGCAATTAAGCGTGGCAACATGCCATTGTCCATGCAAAAGGGAATGGTGATTTCTTCAAGATGTCACGGGCAAAACAAAGACGTACGAAGGGAAATATTCGGACTTCCATCGGCCCATGTGCACATGGCTCTCCAAGATACACGTGACATGAACCCTGATCCTGACTTGAACGCGGCAGGCTTGGCTGTCTTCTCCAATTCTCCAAACCGGAAGGCGCCCCTGCTACCCACACCCACCCACCACGGATGGATCTCACAGCGGCAACGACTCGCACAGATCTGGGATTACCAccattcatccatcatgCGTCTTATTGATGAATCAcgcctcttctccttcatcaacCCTTCATCCATGCAGACCGAGTCGACGCATATGTTCGCTTCTACCCGGCGCCGCGGTATGGGAGTAGCGCAGTGGTCTGCTGTTGAACAGAGAAGACGAACAAGAGCAAACCAACCTACATGACCGCCTCCACTCTAGGGCGTGTTTGAACAAGAGATCTCCACCCAACGCCTCGGTTCTCTGTCCTCGGTCTAGTGTCCCTGTCTGGGTTCGCCGTCAGCCTCGAATCAGAGCGAGCTAGCGTTTGTTCCAACGACAGAGCCGCCGCGGCGCTTGGAATGGAACCCTGCTCCAGTCAACAGCCAAGCATTGAGGTTCATGTCGCATTTTGTGGTTCCCTTTTGCTTTTTGCCTCGTTGACTGTTGGTCCATCTACTCTAatcaccatcctcatcgtcattgTACATAGGAAGCAATTGGGGATTCCTGTCTTGATATTTCAGCCTATATCTCGAAACCCTCGACCGTGTTGGTGATCCCCTCATCATGGACAACTCAGACAACGCAAATCACTCACAAAAACCCTCGGATCCGCTCATCCAAACCGGCCCGGGCGAGCAGCCCAAGGATGACGGCCGGACCGGACCAAGCAGATGTCCAAGACGGCTTCACAATACGTAACATGACGGCTTCTGGAACCGAATAGCGTGTTCCATCCCCCACGGGCCATTGATGCTTGTCCTGCTTGGCCCCCCATGGAGAAGGGTGTCATGATCCCTTCACCTTTCCGCCGCTGGCCCAATGGGCTCCCCCATTGGATCCTGACGTgattcttctccatctcctctcctcccctctcctcccaTCCCTGTCCTTCGGAAGCTTGCCTCCCCCATCTCCAACTTATGGAGCCCCAGGGTTTTCCGCGTTCTAACCCTCCCCAGCACGCGTCCCTTCGCCTCGATACACCTCCGCCCGGAGCCCCGATATCCTCTCTGGCACCGCAGTCTCCGCTCCCCGTTGTGCTCGCTCCACCATGGGGAGATTGGCCTTCGCAAATACCTCCGCCCCATTAGCAATGACCTAGTCAGCCGATTAGGGCGATGGAGAGGAAGGGCCCGTAGCTCCAACGGGTTTGCCGCCGCTGCAAGAGGACGGTGGACCAAGGATCATGGTAGCTTGACGAGGGAACGCCGAGCTCCTCAGCATCTTGTCCGACTGTTAGTCCCTTCTTCCCTGTTGCCCTCACTCTTGCTAGACTTGTATATATTCTCTCCCGTCTCTGCCCTCATATTGCTGCTTCACTCCTCtcagcttcttccttctcatcCCTCAACTGGAATCgctccctcccctccatcaaCTCTATACACTCTCTCAAGCGCCGTACATACTACATCACATCCAATCGAAACATATAGACCTCGCACATCCATCATACATAGAGAGAATCTTTATACACGACGCCTCACGGCACCACCGCTAGCCCATCATGACTGCTTACACGCAAGACGCCACCAACGCCATCTACCCTTCTGATCAGGGCAACGACTCGAGCAAGACCAACAGCAAGGAAAAGGTTGGCCATGAGAGCGGCCACGAGCTCGACCTCAAGTCAGAGAGAAACGTCCCCGTCGACAATGGCTTCGGCGGTGGCGAAGGCGGCAAGAACTTCCGCAACATGACCAAATGGGACACGACCTTTGCCCTCCTGACCAACCAGGTTGGTCTTGGTGTCCTGTCTCTTCCCGGTGTCCTCAAAGTGATGGGCATCGTTCCCGgtatcatcgccatcattgGCATCGGTCTTCTGTCCTGGTATACCGCCTATGTCCTCAAGCAATTCTATGCTCGTCACCAACATGTCGTCAACGTTGTTGATATGACCCGGGTTGTCGGCGGCAAGAGCCTCGAGATCACTGCGGGTATCGGTCTGCTTATCCAGGTCATCATGACTGCCGCCTCTGCCAGTGTCACTCTCTCCATTGctttcaacaccatctccagcCACTCCATTTGCACTGTCGGCTACATTGGCATTGGCTGCCTCTGCTGCTGGGTCCTATGTGCTCCCCGAACCGCCAAGTTCGTCGCCTGGTCCGGTTACCCATGCTGTGTTTCCATCATCGCTGCTGCTCTCATCGTCATGATCTCCCTGGGCGTCAAGAACCCCGAGGCTGCCCCCATCCCCTGGcacaaggagctcaaggtggTTGGCAACCCTACCTTCCGAGAGGGTCTCAACGCTTGCCTCAAGATCTGCTACGCTTACTCTGGCAACATCAACTTTGTCGGCTACATGGCTGAGATGATTGACCCCGTCAACGACTTTGGCTTTGCTCTGTGCTGGCTCGAGGTTACCTCCATTGGCTTCTACACCATCGTTGCCATTGCCATCTACTGCCTTGCCGGTGAATACACCGTGTCACCCGCTCTGGGCTCGGCTGCTGTCACCACTGCCAAGGTCGCCTACGGTATCGTGCTCCCCGCCGTCTTCTCTACCGGTCTGGCTTTCGGTCACACTGGCATCAAGTACTGCTACGTCGAGGTCATGAAGTACTTCAAGATCACCCACGAGATGACCACCAACAACGTGCGCTCGTGGTCCATCTGGATGTCCCTCGTGACCATCTTCTGGGTTCTCTGCTTCATCCTGTCCAACGCCATCCCCGTGTTCGACTCGATCCTGTCGATTGCCTCGGCCACCACCATCTCATGGTTCACCTTTGGCTTTAGCGCCGTCTTCTGGTTCCACATGAACTGGGACTGCATGTTCAGCAGCCCCAAGCAGATCTGCCTCTTTGCCGTGAACGCTTTCCTGATTGGCATCTCGTTGTTCATGAACGCTGCCGGTCTCTGGTCGTCCATCACTGAGCTCACAGACATCATGGCCAGCGACTCAAGTTCCATCTCTGGCGTGTTTGACTGTGGCAACAATGCCCTCTTCTGAGCAGGTCTCTCCCCCCCTGTTCCACCCCCTACAATATTTTCCCTTTTCTCGCCAATATTAGAGCATTATTTTGTTTAAAGCCTCACCGTCTAGTGAAAGATACTACGCGCCCCTCAGCACCACAAAAAAGTGACTGCGAGCCGTTCTACCTACCTTGATCATCATGTACATGTCTCATTTCTACCGGGATGCCGGTtagaaagtattatataagagaattCAAATAGTGGTTCCACATACTCTGCTGTGATCCAACCGTGAAGTGATGCTTGTATTATAGAATCCACATGGTGGTTCCTCAAGATTCTCATGAGCAGGACTACTGGTCACCGGGGATCCCGTAAAGCACGAGAGGAGGTCTTGgcagcttcttggcagcttcTTGGCACTCGCCTCAAGAGGTTGGCCACGGACCAAGGCAGCATATCCACAAACCGGCCGAAGGTTGTGGTGGTCGGGCCGGGCGTCATGCCCCCTTGGTCTGGTGGTCAAGGCATGCCGAACGAGGCTCTTGAACCGGCATATGTGGAACCGTCGTTGAATAAAAGTTTGCTAATGCCGGCTGTTGGCATCATGCAATCTTGATGGATCGGGGACTTCCCAGGGTTGAAGGGGGACCTGGCGGGGTGGATCTCATCTGATAATATCACGTTGTGTGGCTCGACTCGCCAGTCATGGTTTTTTTCTTGCAAGGGCCCACGCGCGCGACGGCGCCAAGCCACCCGCTCGGCTGCGGGACATGCATAGAAGTTTGCTGGAACGACCTGAATGCGGCTCTTTGTCCTCGCGAGCAGGGGCCGGGAGCCGCAGATGGTAAACATGGTACGTAAGGCTGGGGCGGGATGCGGACCAGTCGCCGACGAGAGTGATCCTCCCAAGGCGTCTTTCTAGGCAGGCAAAGAACTCGGGTAGGCCGGAGTCATGTTATTGTGAATAAACGCAATGTCTTGGCCGTGCTCAGAATTCGGACTGTTGATCAAGTGCGTGAGTGACGAAAAGGCAAAAGAGTAAGGGGGAAAGGTAGAGGACAGCGTCTGTTCTGAGCCGACACATTCCGCAGTGTCGATCACGGCGTTTCAAGAAAATTGAACCGCGGCTCCCACTTTAGTGAGATCTTGGCGTGAGAAATAAAAACAAGGAGGAGAACCCGAGCGGAACAAGGGGTGGgaatgacgacgacggtgtGAAAGCACAGGGCATCCGTCAAACCCCGGTAGAACTCTCGAGGCGCTGTGCCGCTTGTTTCCAGCCGCGCTTCAGCCTCAGATGAGGCTTGTCTGTGTGTCTGGCTGATTATCGGTATCTATATCGGCGTGCAAGGCTTCTTATCGTCGGTCGGGTCGGGCGCTGAGAAGTGCCGAAGCTGCGAGTGAGGCAATCTGTCTGGCGTTGAGGCTCTGCGGCAGCCAACTACCGATGATCAACACACCTTTTCAAAAAAGAGTCGGACTGTTGATGGAAGAATCGTCGGATTCAAGTGTCGCTCAACTTGAGACTGCCCACCacttttctctttcctctcAAGACGACAGCAGATGGGCCAcgttatatacttttttcttACTCGTCTCCTCTGGCGCCGCAATATCATGTCGTCTCCGCCCCGGCGTGTTTGGCGTCTCGACGGGACAGGGTTGCTGTCGGCCACCATGACAAGTCAAAACCCATTTGCAGCGTGGTCCTCCGGCCTTGCGACATTGTACAATACATTCTTGCCATACTCACACCTTTTACCTTTACCCGTCCCACTTCCTCCCTTGCCGAGTCCACTATTATCCGGCCCATTTGCACAGTCGGCCCATTGACTTCTCTCTCTTTACGTGCCGTGCGGCTCAGATCGAGCATCGCCGGATGAGCCTCATGAGGCTCTGCGGCCCAGACCACAGTTCCCATTAGCACATCGATACCATTCTACACCCGGTCGTTCACGCCATGGAGGATCCGCATCCTTTCTCGTTGCCATCTCTTTGTGTGTGGAAAGCCGTTTTTCTATTCCGGTCCTCCTCTCAGAAACCAAGCAATGGCTCATTTGTATATGTACAATCCCGGccggcaccaccaccacccacgTCCCGGTGACTGATCTCGTGCGTTCTGTGTGTGCCGGTGTGTCACCTCCGTCGTACCGGTTTTTTATCACACATCACATCCTACACATCCCAAGTCACACAAGTGTGTGTTGTCTAGTTGCTTCGAGCACCACCCTTGGCTTCCCTCAACTCGTCCATCTTGGCGACTCgcttcttgaactcgacGTACTGGCACTTTTCGTAGCTGTGTCGCTCATCCTGGTAAAGGGGGAAAAGGTCTCGGTGTGAGCATCATGTTCTTTGATATATATCCCGGTAATAAATCGAccgttgcgttgcgttgGGCTCGTTTCGGTGTGGCCGCGGACGGACTTGGGCTCGGCGGGATGTCATGGAAGAGGAAAAAAGCTTACCGTGCACTTCCAGGGGGCATACCAAGTATCCCTCCGGCACTTGTTGAGAGGGATCAAGAGGTGTGCGCAGCTGTCTCGGTAGGCAATGGGGAGTTTAGCATCGCGCATCTCCTCGCGGGTCGCCTCTGCTCATCGGGTCAGCGGTCGTCTTTGTCGTCGAAAATTGACCCAGGGAATCAATTGGGATCGGTACGTACGCCGCGGCTCAGTAATCGCGTCGGAAGCCATCGTTGCGGGTTCAATTGGGCGCTTCGAGATGGGTGAGGTTGTCTTGAATTGGCTGAAGTCGTGAGATGCTCTCTCGGTTCAAGGTCGGCAGCTACCGAGTTTATGCCTTGGAATTCCGGCAGCAACGCGTTTCTATCCAATAGGAGCCCGCGAATTACCACTCCGACTctacaacaccaccacacTCTCTATCACTTCTATTCACGATAATAATTATCTCAAAGCTCTTCCGTGTTACTTCCTGCAATTCCGACCAGCTCgattcttctcctcctctgttGCGCGTCCTCTAGAGATCTCAACTTGGATCTCAAGTCGATACCGGCACACGGCGGTGGGTCCGGACCGGGCGCCGACTCCGGCCAAGACTTCGGTTTACACTAAGAGAATAAGAGACAACCGGGACCTGGCATGGGTTGAAGGGGATGAGAGGCAAGAGGATCACTCAGGGGGGCATCAAGGCCTTGAAAACTACTGTCAGTGTCTCCTGTCTGTGAGCCTCTTGGGGTTTCTTGGACCTTCTTGGCAACAAAACTGCCTGCTCATGTGCtctgaagaaaaaaaacagaGGTCACCGGCACCGGCAGGCACACTCGAATCGCAGGAACCGATCTTGAGACGCTTGGACGAGGTTCAAGACCCATCGTATATGCTTAAGAATCTCAAAGCAGTCAAGCCCTCGACCCATTCCAGAAGCTCTCTCCCACGCGGTACCTTGTCGGcactctcttctctcacccGTGTCACCGCTGGCCGTCATGACGTGCTCCCGACTTCCTTGCAGGTTTAGAATGAGAGACCTCATATTGTCGAACAGACGGGACTTGACACCCACGTGGGAAATTCCACATGACCCGACATGTTACAAAGTCGTGGGCGGACCTGGCGTGGTTTTTCTCAACATGTTACTACTCTCGTCAGCAAACCCATGATCCTAGGGAGGGACTCCACTGTTGGGCGACAAACTCTCTTATGGACCCAGCTCGTGTATACTTGGGCTGACAAAGGCCGGGTCACGATCTGTGAGGGGACTCGTGGGATTTGTCGATTCAAGGGCAAGATTGTTCATGACCCCGTCTTGCCTGATTCATTCAGCAGCATACATCACGATCACATCGCCAACTGTTGTATAACTGATGATTTATAGAAAAGTAACGCCCTTCTCTAAAACACGAGACGGCATCAGGTCCAGTGATGCCACTCAAGGCCGTCTCGATACTGGTAACCGACCTGTGGCCCCTCGGCATCGATCAGATACCCGTCCTCGCAGCGGTCGAAGCTGACCTTGACCTGCTGCTCGTAAAACCCATCAAACTTGTCCTTCAGGGCGTCCTTCAGGCTCGCTACGTCGCCATCTGGATGGAGGATCTTCCAGGGCTCGATACACGACTCTCCTTTGCACGACTTGAGAACCAGCATCAGAGCGTCAAGTCGGTCTATGACCTGACGGGTACTCTTTCCTAACAGTGACACGTCTGCCGTcacgtcatcatcctcagggAAGAGGTTGTGCAGCTGTCCTGGATCCGCCTGTGGAGTTTATCAGCCTCAACTCCAGGCCTCAACGAGACTTCCCCGCCAGACGTACCTTGAGATCGTAGAG contains the following coding sequences:
- a CDS encoding NADH dehydrogenase [ubiquinone] 1 beta subcomplex subunit 7 — its product is MASDAITEPRQATREEMRDAKLPIAYRDSCAHLLIPLNKCRRDTWYAPWKCTDERHSYEKCQYVEFKKRVAKMDELREAKGGARSN